CACCGCTATCACCACCCGAACCACTGcaaccaccaacaacaaccagTACACCACAGCAACACCATCAGCATAATCGCGCTGTTGACGAAATCATCGAGTTGCCTGTAGATACCGTTGATGCAGCCACCTCTAGGTAACAAATCAACATAACATAAGGAACATCTTATTTTGCTAAGTGTAATTGTCTTGGATCACGTCCACAAGAAACCCTCACTGCacagtttcattttttagttatttttttaatttattcaatcATTGGCTAGatatttaaaacattaaagtATTCGAACTCTTTTTCGAATTCAAAATATGTCCTTATTTCATATTCAAACTTTTCCACTTTCACATTTATTTTCTCAAAGTCGGAAATCTTTTTATTGGTccaaacttaaattaaatatttttatgtacatgccaagaaacaacaaatatctgaatgaacaaaaacaaatccttactaatttctttttcttacatttacatttttcTGCGTGCATTACGATCATCcgaataaatttttgttttgttagaAAACAATCGATCAATTCATCGCCGCCAGCCAAGGGGTAAGTAAATCGAACCATTCTACAATGTACAATTTAAGACTAAACCGCGATCAGATCCAAATCTGCAACTAACCACACGAGACTCAGACCCATCCAGGGGCCGACTCTCAACTACAATCTGATAATACTTGAGCAATTTTCTCTCTATATACTACAATATATGTCCTGCATAAGTTGACACCTACTTTCCATTTCACTCCATTCCATTCCTACCGCCATCCACCATCCATGCGCTGCCCAATAATCGCATACGAATCGTATATATAGCACGATGTTCAGTCGAAAATCGGACAGTGGTCTGCCCGAGATCCGTGTTAAAGCGCCCTCTGTCGACCGCGGAGCGCACTATTACTATAATCATCAcagtggcggtggcggcggctcGGGATCATTGAGCAAGCACTGGTCCTACGAGCAGGTGGACAGGTACTGGCCCCGCCCCTAACTAAGCCTAACGCCCCACCCACTATCCTTTAGCCCTAAATGTCCATTAATGTGTTGGTGTCGTTCGGTTTGTGTTCGTAACGCTCTCTAACCTTTCAGATGGTTTGATTTAAAGAAGGGAGTTTCATGAAGAACTTGATGAAAGTTTCAAAGATTTATTTGCACTCTTCATAGAAGATTCCCTTCTCTAAATCCATCCATCCAAAATCTGTCTATCTATGTATCTTTCAAGCTCAGTCTCATCTTCATCATCATGGTTCAGAATCTTTATTCTAACATCTATCATGACTCTGTATCTTCCCTCTGTTTTCTTTGGTAACTTAAACTGCATCTgtttctgtatctgtatctgtatccgtatctgtatctctgcCTCTCCACAAAAGTTGTATTCGCTGCTATGATTTAAACCTATCGCTATGCGTTCTTTGCTAGTATGTACCGGTGTTTGGCTTCGATTAATCCTAGTTTAAATCtagttttatttgatttatttttgttcaaCCACCGAGTTCTCCACACCGATGCACTGGCATGTAGTCTGTGGAGCATGCAGCGCACACATTCCTTAAAAGAGCAAAAAACAGCACCCGCATGTCAAGTTGTTAGATTCCAGGAACCATCTTGAAGAGCTCCATGTACTAACTAGTTTTCTCGGTGAACTTTCAGCGCGGGTGAGTTCAATCTGGAGGAGGAAAACTTTGCCCAGCGGGATCATCACATCATCGTGGAGGTGTTAATCTCCTCCTGGTACGCTCTGTTGGCCAACACGGATCTTATCTGCTACATTGTGGTTTTCATCAATCAGGTAAGAGTACTTTGGACATGAAGGTCCTATTTTTAATCATGATCCTCCCTTTCAGGTCGTTAATGCCAGTCTCATTTCGCTGCCCCTGCCTCTAATGGTCTTTTTATGGGGCACCTTGTCCCTGCCGCGGCCCACGAAAACCTTCTGGGTCACCCTGATCGCCTACACCCAGGCCATTGTGCTGGTCAAGTGCGTCTTCCAGTTCAAGCTCATCTGGTCCAACTACCAACGGCTGCCCAACAAGCCCCTATCTACGGCCAAGATCTTTGGCGTGGAGGAGAAGGCGCACTATGCGATCTACGACTTGATACTACTGTTGGTACTTTTCCTGCATCGGTACCTCCTGAAATCTCAGGGTCTGTGGAAGTCCGGCTACAAGGATACCGATAACCAGTTTACCAAACCCACCGCCAGCATGTAAGTCGACAAACCATTTTAGTAGACTTATTTTTATGAACCTTTATTTTCAGTGATGATCGCGAGGACAGTGATAATCTCTCGCAACCCGACTCCCGCCAGTTGAACGAAGAAGCGGCACAGAAGATGAGCCTCCAAGTTAGCCAGGCTTCCCTGCCAGGTTCGCCGGAGTACAGCAAGACGGGAATTAATCCTTTAGAGTACGATTTCGTAAAATAGCTTTGAAAATCCTATTACGTAACTATATCTTTAAATTACAGACGCACGAAGTACACTTCATCGTTGCACAAGTTCTTCTTCAATCTGGTTCACAAATCTCGTCTAGCCACGGATGTATATGCTCTGATGTTCCTCTGCGATTTTGTGAACTTCTTCGTACTGCTGTTCGGCTTCACCGCTTTTGGAGTAAGGAATCTTAATTTAAAGGTGTCTATACCCAACTAAAAGTTGTATTTTCTTTCCAGACCCAACAAACCGAAAGCGATGAAGGTGTCCAAACGTATTTGGCTGAGAACAAGGTGCCCATACCCTTCCTGATCATGTTGCTGGTCCAGTTCTTGCTGATTGTCATCGATAGAGCCCTCTACTTGCGGAAAGCCCTCGTCAACAAGATCATCTTCCACTTCTTTTCGGTTATTGGAATACATATCTGGATGTTCTTTGTGGTGCCCGCTGTTACGGAAAGATCTTTCAACTCATTGGCTCCACCGATAATCTTCTATGTCATCAAATGCTTCTACATGCTCCTCAGCTCGTATCAAATCAAGTCCGGCTACCCCAAGCGCATTCTGGGCAACTTCTTCACGAAGGGCTTCTCGATGGTCAACATGATTGCCTTCAAGGTGTACATGCAGATACCATTCCTCTACGAGCTGCGAACTATCCTGGATTGGGTGTGCATAGACAGCACAATGACCATCTTCGATTGGCTGAAAATGGAAGACATCTTCTCGAATATCTATCTCATCCGGTGCACCAGGCAGTCGGAGACGGATTTCCCGGCTATGCGCGCTCAGAAGAAGGCTTCTCTTTCGAAGCTGCTGATGGGCGGTACGGTTGTTCTGCTGATTGTGATTTGCATCTGGGGACCACTCTGTCTCTTTGCCCTGGGCAATGCCGTGGGCACGTCGAATGTGCCGTATCATGTGTCATTATCGATTCGTATAGGCCCGTATGACCCCATCTATACCACCAACAATTATGACAGCATCTTTGAGATAAACCAAACAATGTACTCTGAAATGACGAATGCTTATATTTCGGACAAACAGGCAGTGACCTTTATAACAGGATACGATCCAACGGATGTGGCAGCAGTGAAGCTGGCGGGTAATTCGCCATCCCTATGGAATATAGCTCCGCCGGACAGGCAAAGGTTGCTAAATGATTTGAGAAACAGTAAGATCTGCTTAATCTTTCCATTAGAGTGTTTAAATAACCTGTTTTCTTATTGCAGATCATACTTTAAAGGCGCGTTTCTCGTACTCCCTCACTCGCAAAGCTCCTGCCAAGGGGTTGAAGGAAAATGTGGGTGATGAGCATGCCATTTCCTTGGATGAATCTTTCGAGGGACGTGCCGCACTTATAAGAATGCTAAGCGAGACCCACGAACTGGATCAAGCCCCAATCGTAGATATTTCTGCAAATGGAACTAACTCAACAAATGGAACAAACCCACAACCCGATGTGAAAGTATTGTCGCCTGCCGAAGACATCGTGGTGATACCTGGAATGATACCCAAGTTCATCAAGGTTCTAAACTCGGGCGACGCGGCAGTGGTCAGTGTACTGAACAAAAAGAACAATGACTACCGCCCGCTGGTCATCAAAATGCATCGCGACAACGAGACCAACGGGCTGTGGTGGGAGATTCGGGACTATTGCGAAGATGCCTTCTACACCGAAACCCTGTCCAAGTTCGCTTACAGCAATTGCACATCGGGCATCGTGATGTACACATTCAACGACAAGAAGTTCCCATCGACATTCAGTTTTCTCACAGCCGGCGGGTTAgtgtttgaatatttttaatctatcGAAATTTCATGTAAAATGTCTGTTTCTGCAGCATCATTGGATTGTACACCACCTTTGTGTTATTGGCCTCGCGCTTCATGAAGTCGTTCATCGGCGGGCAGAACCGAAAGATCATGTTCGAGGATCTGCCCTATGTGGATCGCGTGCTGCAACTGTGTCTGGATATCTATCTTGTACGGGAGGCTCTGGAGTTTGCGCTGGAGGAGGACCTGTTTGCCAAATTACTCTTCCTGTACCGCTCGCCAGAGACGCTGATCAAGTGGACCCGCCCCAAGGAGGAGTACGTGGACGATGACGGCGACACGGACTCGATTCCCAGTCGAATGAGTGTGCGCCGGCCggagcaactgcagcagccaCAATAACATAGGTCTAACCCAAACGCTTAAGTAATCTAGAGTTTTTTACGTATTTAGTACGTATTGCGTTATCGTAGGTTTCATAGtctttttaaacatttttataaacgGAAAGTCACACAAATCCAAACACAAAGTAACACATCGCCCATTTACACAGTTTACAGTcgttcgattttttgtcaagaGTACTGCCCGTCTGTGAAACTGTAGAAGTCGAAAATTATTGTATACACCAACTATTTTGCATATATTGAacctatatatgtatgtaatttGTGTACCTAGTTTGTAAGCCAATGTATTTAGACTTTAAGTAAGCAAAGTGTTGCTGTTTGTTAGTGTAAAAACGAATGATTACTAGTGAATTGCAATTCTGCCTAGGCAGAGCaaaacttatttattaaagtTAATCCTAAATAGGTGTAAAAAAGGAAGATCAAGTTGGAGATACTAactatattaataataataatgatgaaAACTCATTTTCAGGGAATTTAGCATTTTACAGAAACCGTAAATTTAAACGAATAACCTAATACGAAGCATCCGAGTTAAGTAAGTAGGTAAACTAATGGATAGATAATgaatgttttatatttttacgaatcaatAATATCATGTGTGTAATATTAACTGATATGGCTTCGAATCGCGTACATTTATCCAAGCTGCAATATGCCTCAGTGTGCCCTTTATAGAACGGATTAAAGATATTATGTAAAGATATGTTAATACTGTTTGTTATAGACCTAGATCGGATGGAAAAATATCGAAAGCGAATATGTTGCATATACTATATACAGCGTTGACATTATTTTAGGCATATCATATAGCATATTTTTGTATCGAATGCAAATATCATTTGCTTGAGCGACCATTTCatatcaaaatttaaatgtagGATCTATTTAATGCTTCAGAGCGTAGGCTTCAAATCGAAATTGATCATAACAATTATATCTCCAATAGGCAATCTCTTACACGTTACATCGCGCTAACTAAATCTTTATGTgctattttatatacatataaaaaaaaataattaaaatcgatttatataaaaatcacaataaacaatttttgtacCAAGAAATGAACAACTTAAATCGTACATATAGAAAGTGCATCTATTTTTTAGTGTTTAATTTTCCATCATAAGCTTAACTGGAATACTTACGAACTAAAATAAAGAATCGAAATCTATTgtactaaaataaaaacaaatggcTTACACAATCTccttttatatattcttgagaattgaatttttattaaacttatAAAAAAGATAAAACTTTACAAATATTGGAGTAAAATCCCCTAGGGAATTCGAGTGGAACAATTCCGATAGTGGGTAAATCGGATCTCACTCTCTCCACTGCTGGCACTCTCGCTGCTCTGTTGGCGAACAAACTTTACGGCAGGATACACCTCCTCCCACTCGGATTCGCTGCGACTAAGGACGCCACGCCGTCGAGGTGTCGTGAAGGAGCTCTCCTGATCCTTTTGTGCCGCCGGCATGGGATTGTTCAGCATTTGCGTAACACTCTTCGATAGGCGAATCGACTGGATACGGTTGTAGCCACTGCCCGTTGGCTTGTAGCGTTCCAGTTTCGAGGTGAACCGCGATATTTCATTGCTCATCCACTCGGGGGCGCGCATGTTGGCCAAGTAAACCGAGTGTCGTCTCGGCCAAGTGCTTTTATAGCCAACCTTGCTTGGAGGGTGACATAAGTTGTGGGGCAATCGATATGGCTTGGAGGCAAGGCTGAAACCTCAGTTTCTTGGCTTTCTCAGTTTCCACCCCTCTGTGCTATTGACCTATTAACTAATCAAACACTCGGCCCATGCAACACCTTCGATTATTGCAACAAAATATACATAACATTTAATTAAGAACTAGGCGAACGGGCGAGAGGGGGACACAAGTTAAATAAGAATAACAGAATAAAATTGCCACAAAATTCGAGCTAGTGGTGGGTCAGATATGCAAACTGTGCTATCTACATTAGCATAGTTTATGTTTAAGGAGCCGCCACAGCTTATGACACCTTGCAGTTGTCGTCGTGCAGATGGTCGCCATCGAGCTGGACATCCTCCTCGGAGGTTGAGAAAACGCCGCCCTGTAGGACCTTGTTGACGGCGGCGCGAGCCAAGTAACCGGTGGTCTCCGAGTACGGTAGTGAGTAGAAGGCCTTGAGATCCTCGGTCTGAGACTGCTGTGGCTGCGGCTGGATATTGTTATCCTTGCAGTACATGGAAAAGGCCTCGGCCAAGATGCCATCCAAATCCAGGACTTGTTTGAAGTGTAGTTCAGGATTGCTTTTTGAAACAGGAATCAATCAATAAACGAATGAGAAACTATATAAGGATTTTCCATACCGATTGAGAATGGTAGCCACAATGCACAATAGCTCCACAGTTATCTGGCGCCTCTCCGGCCGGTCTATGCAAATAAGAGTCTCTTCGACCAACAGATTAAAGGTCAATTCTCCGCGACTCATGTTTGTCAGAGTCGGTGTGGCTGGTAGATGATGACCCTGTGTCAAAATACCTTGAGGAGTGCGCTGAAGGATTTCCCAGATTTTGTTATAGAAATGTTTTGGCACGCGGCACAAACAGCCCTCCAGTTGGCGACGCTGCAAGGTAGTGAGCCTAAAAAgcacaaattatttattaaaaagaacTTCATAAGTCTACTAATGCCACAACTCACTTTTCTTCCGTAGCCCACTCGCTGACGGTTAAAACTTTCTGCAACAAAATACGAACTTGGAAGGGCGACAGATTGTCAACATCTATGCTCTGCTGTCCAGAGATTTGAAGGTATATTCTCATAGCCTCTAGTACCCAGCCAATGCGGATTTTAAGTATTCCCCTGAACATAGACGGATTGGTGGCTATTAAACGACCACAGTACAGGACCACCTCCTGTTGCAACACCGCCTGGATGACGTCGTACGGCTGAACGCTGGTGTACATCACGTTCTGGATCTCCGCTGGTGTCATGGGCTTGTCGAATACCGTCTCCTTTTGGCCAATGATGCCCACAGTCAGTTCTTTGCCGTTTACCAGCACAGTGGTGATGAAAGGGCTGATGGAATCCACAATGTGGTGGAGAAGAGAGGAGCAATATCTCACGGCACGCCAGTAGCGCAAGGATCCGGCTCGATGGTAAAGCTGCGTAAGAGCCGTGTTCACATTCAAGCCATTCACCTCGAAATGGGGACCTTCGCGGTTCAACAGAATACCCCAGAGTTGGCACAGGCAGTAAATGGAGTCCGTATTGCGAAGAGCgttgatgatgtcaggagtTGGTTTCTTGTCAAAGTGCTGCTGGAATTTGGAAACAGATAATGTGGTAGATATTCAACTATAAGTTTTCAGTTTATTTACCGCCACGGAGACCTTCTCTTCCACGTATGTCAAAGCCTTGGGCACATCTGTCAGGGATTGGTAGCCAATATACTCGTGGTTTATCTGCGAGAATGCATTCTCATTGTCCGTCAAATCGCTCTGGTTCATAAAGTCCAGATGCTCTATACACGAGCTGCTAATCAAGTTCTGCAGTCTACCGATGCGCACCTTCATGCCATCGCAATAGCCCTTCTTGAGCATGGCCAGCAGATCCAGCATCTCCTTGAACTGCGGATCACGCATGTGCTCCTCCCGGATGAGCAGGCAGACAGTGGGCCTGCCGGACAGCCGCCAGTATTTGCCGACGAACTGCAGCTCCGTCTTGATATCGTCAATAAGGAGGGCCATGTCTCGATATAAATAAAAGTCGGACACCTCGAAGATTAGAGGATAGCAAAGAACTGTCATTCCGCAGATGCGATACACCTTGCTGGTGCCCAAGGAACCGACGGGTCGGGAGGGACGTCCAGAAAGACCAACCTTGTTGTTGACGCCCAAGTGTTGATAGACTTTAATAAGCTCCGTGGAGCTCCAGATTTGTACAGGTTCCACCTGGACAATATAAGGattataaaaaaggaaaaaaatactaaGACATTAGCTTACCTCATGGGGCGTTTGGGTTTGAATGCCATAGGTGGCCATCATGGCCTGCAGTCGCATGGACTCTGCAATCAGGACGATCTGTACTACAAGATCTGTGGCTGTGCCCTGTAAGGATCACCCAGAAATTATTAGAAATTGAATAATTCCTTTAATGGCGGGATTAAACATGTTAGGATGCATGAGGCCAATTCAAGATTCTTGGATTTTAATCACGTGACAAGAAAATTTTCACTAGCCAAATgccaaaatgcaaaaacacacaaaaggAGCTGGGGAAGGGATCGGAATCGGGATTCTAGCAGATGGGTAATACAGTGGGAGGAGTGGGGATACATAAGTTAAAGGTATTTAAGATTTTAGCATGCCAAACATGGATTAGATGGGACACATAAACAATGCCCATAAcgaatttggaaaaaattacaaatgaatttggaaaatatttaataggaTTACTTCAAGATCTTTAAGAGTTAAAAATAGTGACAAGGTGCAATTATCATGGCTCTCTTTTTGAGACATATTCAAGGTTTATAATCTATGCCAATTGTTGTTCCTAAAGAATACGATAGGCCCGTCCCAGGCCCAAGTTGTAACCACAAATTACCTTCTTGTGATCCAAAATAAGAGGAATGCGTGGTTTCTTTGGTTATTATTGGAGAAACACATATGGATATTGTTTTTAGCAATGACGGTTAATAAGTGGTAGTTCATTTTTAAGGACTCAAGCAAAGCTGCTGTCATATTGGCATTTTGTTTTCAAGCAgtcccccaaaaaaataaaaaaaaatgtaggaACGATAGTGGTTTTTATTGAAAGCCAATTAAATCATTCAGTGTTAACACTTTTAGAGTGACATTAGGCCAAATTGAGCGGCATCGTTCTTTCAGGGTTAAGTACAACAAGTTAGCAACTGCAAACTACTAAAGAAACCCAAACTTCTGGTGATAAATTACTTACAGTGCCCGGTTTAGCCTATAGAGCGTGTGTGTATAGGttgatgttttattttattttattttttaaacaaaatatgcGGTATATATTGATAGGTATATAGAGAGTGGAAAGAAACCGAAAAGAGTAAAGAGAAAACTTTTGATTTAGATAccgaaaaaaatttgaattactATATACAATTAAAACAGACATACAGAAATTATAAGTTCTATGTATAAAGTaagcaaataattatttaaataatgtGTTGTGTGTTTTGATCGTTCAGTGTGTCATAATCATGTCTTTTCGATCAGTGTGTCTGGCTGAACtctaaaaagccacaaaaaataaataaatctagGTGATCTTTAGTGCGACAGTGTCTTTGATCTAAAAagcataatttaattttgtacacataggtataaatatttttaggtcTACATAATTTTGAATTTCGAATATCAATTATATTGATTGCATAGCAGAACATCTACTTACTTTGTGTTTTTCGTCAATAGCTTTGCCCTGTTATTACGAAACCAATTAATATGTATACAATTTTGGGGATTTTATGGACAGTTTGATTTTGTTTCGAttgttttttgtataaagATGGGTGTAGGTAGCGGTAGTATGTGGTAGTGGTTTGTAGTTGGTAGTAGAAGATGAACAGAATGTAGATAGAATTAAATATCGGAGCCAATTATTCACTTAACCCATACAATTTACTAAGGAAACAAAACACTTATGTGTAATAGGAGATTCCAATTAGGAGCGAACGCAGACACACACGGCAGACACACAAAACTCAtcagcggcagcggcggcggtggcagcAGCGGAGACCCCCAATTGAGCAAATCGGAAATCCCATAAACCCTACGCTTTGAAATGGATAACCAATGAACATCAAGACACTTCGTAATTCGAAATTACTTGAAAATTATATGCAAAGTTTTGGAATTCAAACCATAAATctcagtttttaaaataaaataaataaacttattcaTTTTGGTTCAATGAAAACTTtgcatattttacaatttaaatgATCATTTCATAGCGCAATACCCCACCTAGTTTCTGATTCCAACTTACCTGAAAAGCAGAGTAGCGACCTGCCCGTCTAGGACGATTGTAGCTTGGCAAATATCTACGAATCGGATCCAATTCGTTGATATGGAGTAGCTGTGCAGTCAGCAGCTGTGCAATAATGAAGAACGACTGACCCCAGAGGAACAGAGATTGCGAGGGAGCACGCATATAGGAACCATCTCCATCGGGAGCATAATACATAGTCACAACGGGATCTCCATTGGCATCAGTGCGCAGGCAGCGGCGCAGATCGTTTTGAAACTCTTCGATCTGCTCGTGGTTGTTCTTGAAAACTCCATCGATAATCATGGCTATGAAAAACAATGGCCATTCGCATTCGAGGCCCTCGAACTCTTTCAATTCCCCAGAGTGATAGTAACGGCGGGTTTTATCTTCATTTTTGCTGAGGAAACCATCCCGTGTGAAGCGTTTGAAGCCCATCTTGCTGCGCAAACGGTTTACCACGTTCTGTTTGGTCTGCTCCACCAAGCGATCCTCGTGCGAGGCAAAAGCTGGGAACGAGAGGGTCAGCAGTAAAGAGGCATCAACAccctgaaaaaaaaagatataagtAAATAGAAAAACAGCTAATAATTCAAAAGAAACCTTTGAGCTCGACTCCCTTGGCAGCATAGTTTCGAAAATACTACGATTGCGGTTGTGGGCATCAATATCTACGTACACCACGCTCCAGGATGCCCCCTTCTCCCCAAACAAGTTGCAGCCATTGATGGCCTCCAAAGCAGACTTGGCCATGCCAATGGAAGAGGCATGGATCTCGGGAGTTCCATTATTGTACTTGGAGCCCCGCTCCCACATTCCAAAGTCGGGCGTGCGATAGGCACGCTCCACATAGTACACGAGATTCTGAACAAAGGCCACCTCGTCGTGGGTGTAGATGATCTGCAGGCCGGAGGTTATCATCTGGACGAGGAACAGCAGATACAGCGACACCTAAAGAGGATTAATCATTAATTTAGACTATAAACTTTTCATTGGAAGGCATCTTCGACTCACGCAATCGATCTGTAAATGATTGTAGAACTCATCCGGGTAGATCTTCTCGCCTGTGTGCAGCTGGAACTTGCTGTGCAGAGCATGCTGGTTAGACTGACGCTGCTTGAATAGCTCCACACGGGAAGCCTGCTTCACCCAGCACTCAAGGATGCCGCGCATGCATTTTACCGTGCTCTGGCCCAGCTCGTAGGACTTGCCACGATCGTCATCGATGCGTCTGTAGGCCTGGTACAAGCTCCACACTGCGGCCGCACAGTAGACACTGTCTCGCACGGATCCCACAACCTGGTCGGTGCTCATCACCGGAAACAATCCTGTGATGGGGCTCTGGTACCGCAGCAGTTGTCGTTTGACTAAGGGTGAAAGTGTTAAAATTGCCGGTTATCTCTCGTTTATTGAACAGCTATGCAAATAAACAAACGAATCTGTTTACAATTAACCTGGGGCGTCAACAGTTTGCGCGGTGCAGGGGGGAATATATTAATAAACGCCGCATTGGCGTATCGCTCGCAATAAATGCCCCAATTGAGGGTTCCAAggttatataaattaaagtcTCCGCTTCTTACCGAGGCCATAGTAAATGTCCAACTGCTTGACGGTGTCTTCATAATTGGAGGTCTTCAAAAACTGGTCCAAGTTGATGTCTTCCAGGCTGTTGTGGCGTCCATCCGGAGCCCCAGTACTCCCTCCAGGAGTTGTGACCGAGAGACCGAGTCTAGTAAACGGAAAATTAGTCGTATAGTTGAAGATAAGTAAATAATTTCAGTAGTAATTACGATTTCGGCACATTACGCATCGCGTATTTTTTGCGCTTTTTTCGTACGCTGAGAAAATTGTATCAAAGTCAAGAAAAAGTCAAATATCTGCAACAGCTGTTTGCTGATAGTAGCTTTTCGCGATTGGACTATTCGATTAATCGATTAGTTGGCGTGCATTTgcagaaaatttgaaaaatagtAATTACTTTA
This region of Drosophila bipectinata strain 14024-0381.07 chromosome 2L, DbipHiC1v2, whole genome shotgun sequence genomic DNA includes:
- the LOC108127296 gene encoding probable phosphorylase b kinase regulatory subunit beta isoform X1; the protein is MRNVPKSLGLSVTTPGGSTGAPDGRHNSLEDINLDQFLKTSNYEDTVKQLDIYYGLVKRQLLRYQSPITGLFPVMSTDQVVGSVRDSVYCAAAVWSLYQAYRRIDDDRGKSYELGQSTVKCMRGILECWVKQASRVELFKQRQSNQHALHSKFQLHTGEKIYPDEFYNHLQIDCVSLYLLFLVQMITSGLQIIYTHDEVAFVQNLVYYVERAYRTPDFGMWERGSKYNNGTPEIHASSIGMAKSALEAINGCNLFGEKGASWSVVYVDIDAHNRNRSIFETMLPRESSSKGVDASLLLTLSFPAFASHEDRLVEQTKQNVVNRLRSKMGFKRFTRDGFLSKNEDKTRRYYHSGELKEFEGLECEWPLFFIAMIIDGVFKNNHEQIEEFQNDLRRCLRTDANGDPVVTMYYAPDGDGSYMRAPSQSLFLWGQSFFIIAQLLTAQLLHINELDPIRRYLPSYNRPRRAGRYSAFQGKAIDEKHKGTATDLVVQIVLIAESMRLQAMMATYGIQTQTPHEVEPVQIWSSTELIKVYQHLGVNNKVGLSGRPSRPVGSLGTSKVYRICGMTVLCYPLIFEVSDFYLYRDMALLIDDIKTELQFVGKYWRLSGRPTVCLLIREEHMRDPQFKEMLDLLAMLKKGYCDGMKVRIGRLQNLISSSCIEHLDFMNQSDLTDNENAFSQINHEYIGYQSLTDVPKALTYVEEKVSVAQHFDKKPTPDIINALRNTDSIYCLCQLWGILLNREGPHFEVNGLNVNTALTQLYHRAGSLRYWRAVRYCSSLLHHIVDSISPFITTVLVNGKELTVGIIGQKETVFDKPMTPAEIQNVMYTSVQPYDVIQAVLQQEVVLYCGRLIATNPSMFRGILKIRIGWVLEAMRIYLQISGQQSIDVDNLSPFQVRILLQKVLTVSEWATEEKLTTLQRRQLEGCLCRVPKHFYNKIWEILQRTPQGILTQGHHLPATPTLTNMSRGELTFNLLVEETLICIDRPERRQITVELLCIVATILNRNPELHFKQVLDLDGILAEAFSMYCKDNNIQPQPQQSQTEDLKAFYSLPYSETTGYLARAAVNKVLQGGVFSTSEEDVQLDGDHLHDDNCKVS
- the LOC108127296 gene encoding probable phosphorylase b kinase regulatory subunit beta isoform X2; protein product: MRNVPKSLGLSVTTPGGSTGAPDGRHNSLEDINLDQFLKTSNYEDTVKQLDIYYGLVKRQLLRYQSPITGLFPVMSTDQVVGSVRDSVYCAAAVWSLYQAYRRIDDDRGKSYELGQSTVKCMRGILECWVKQASRVELFKQRQSNQHALHSKFQLHTGEKIYPDEFYNHLQIDCVSLYLLFLVQMITSGLQIIYTHDEVAFVQNLVYYVERAYRTPDFGMWERGSKYNNGTPEIHASSIGMAKSALEAINGCNLFGEKGASWSVVYVDIDAHNRNRSIFETMLPRESSSKGVDASLLLTLSFPAFASHEDRLVEQTKQNVVNRLRSKMGFKRFTRDGFLSKNEDKTRRYYHSGELKEFEGLECEWPLFFIAMIIDGVFKNNHEQIEEFQNDLRRCLRTDANGDPVVTMYYAPDGDGSYMRAPSQSLFLWGQSFFIIAQLLTAQLLHINELDPIRRYLPSYNRPRRAGRYSAFQGKAIDEKHKGTATDLVVQIVLIAESMRLQAMMATYGIQTQTPHEVEPVQIWSSTELIKVYQHLGVNNKVGLSGRPSRPVGSLGTSKVYRICGMTVLCYPLIFEVSDFYLYRDMALLIDDIKTELQFVGKYWRLSGRPTVCLLIREEHMRDPQFKEMLDLLAMLKKGYCDGMKVRIGRLQNLISSSCIEHLDFMNQSDLTDNENAFSQINHEYIGYQSLTDVPKALTYVEEKVSVAHFDKKPTPDIINALRNTDSIYCLCQLWGILLNREGPHFEVNGLNVNTALTQLYHRAGSLRYWRAVRYCSSLLHHIVDSISPFITTVLVNGKELTVGIIGQKETVFDKPMTPAEIQNVMYTSVQPYDVIQAVLQQEVVLYCGRLIATNPSMFRGILKIRIGWVLEAMRIYLQISGQQSIDVDNLSPFQVRILLQKVLTVSEWATEEKLTTLQRRQLEGCLCRVPKHFYNKIWEILQRTPQGILTQGHHLPATPTLTNMSRGELTFNLLVEETLICIDRPERRQITVELLCIVATILNRNPELHFKQVLDLDGILAEAFSMYCKDNNIQPQPQQSQTEDLKAFYSLPYSETTGYLARAAVNKVLQGGVFSTSEEDVQLDGDHLHDDNCKVS